From the genome of Acinetobacter sp. TR3:
ACTATAAATTCAAATTCTTTAAATACTGACATTGGTGGGAAGTTAGGAATCGCTGCTCCACGAAAGTCACCATAAAAAGCTTTTTTAAAACTTGGGTGCATAAAAATATCAATAAAAATATCATTTAAAATAATACTTTGATTTAGTGATATTTTCAGCAGGGCTTGATTAATAATTCCTGCAGGGGAACCTTCTGGGACTTCTGCAAGTCTTCCTAAATTTACACCAGAACAACTTACGATAATGTCCTTAGGTTTAACATTAAAAGCTTTCAACTCTTTATATTTATCTTCATCAATGAAATATCGCTGAAAACTAAAATCATTATTCAAAGCATGGTATTGTTCATAAACTAAATACCCTGATTCAACAAAAATTTCCTTTTTTAACGCTCCACCAAATGGTCCTCTTTTCAAAGAATACTTCTCGTTATTTAACATTTTTTCAATTGTTAATTTATCCCAGCCTTTAGGATTACTGACAGGATCGCCAAACATATCAATAAAGGTGGCTTGTAAAAGCTGATCTAACTTTTCAATCGCTTGCTGACGTTTTTGGCGCAATTCATCCGCTTGATCTAAAATTGAAGCAATTCGGCGTTGTTCTGCAAGTGGTGGGAGTGGAACGTCTAAATCCTTAATTACGCCTTGAGAAATATTTGGCTGACCACCGCCAACTCGACGGCTCAACAGATACGATTTTGATGCTTCTAAAAATCTGTATAGATAATTAACATCACAAACATTTTCATCAGGTTGAATATTACAAATAGCTTGGTTCGTTGTTGCATCAAAAGTAAGCTGAGAAACCTCTCCAACTGTTGCGCCATACATAGCAATCAGTAAAGAACCTTTTGAGACTAATTTAGCTGAGGATTTTTCTACTGCCAAATCAGTTATATATTCTTCAACTTCAGTAATATAACGATTTTTTAATTCACCTGATTTAACCCAAGGAATTGTACCATTTTCAAAAAATGCATTATTTGAACGAGAAGGTGTACCGCCACTACCTGTTTTACAAAATGTACTTATTTTTTTAACAGGAATTGTCATTTCAACAACTCCTTAAGCGTAGCCATTCCTTTTAAAATATCCTGCTCAAGCACTTCTAAATCCGCCAAAATCTTACTTGGGGCTTCATATTCCACTTGTTCATACACCACTTCCTTATAACGGTTAATCGACAGGTCATAACCATTGGCAGCAATATCGGCTTTATCCACCATAAAGCTTTGCTCTGTGGTTTTACGGTCTTTTTCACCCTCTAAGTTTTTAAAACGCGCAATGATGTCAGGAATGTTGTTATTTTCATGCTTAGACGCATCGAGTTCATTACGCTTATCATCCAGCGAGTAACCATCCGCCTGCATATCATAAAACCAAACTTTATCCGTACCGCCCGACATGGTTTTGGTGAAAATCATAATGGCAGTGGAAACCCCAGCATAAGGCTTAAATACACCAGAAGGCATCGAAATAATCGCTTCAAGCTTTTGCTCTTCCACAATCTTCTGACGCAATGCCTTATGTGCCGTAGATGAACCAAAGAGCACACCATCAGGCACGATCACCGCAGCACGACCGCCCGTTTTCAGCAAACGTAAGAACAACGCCAAAAAGAGTAATTCGGTTTTTTTAGTTTTTACGACAGCTTGAATATTCTTGGCACAGCTTTCATTGTCCAAACTACCTGCAAATGGTGGATTGGCGAGAATCAGGCTGTATTTACTTTCAATATGTGAATGCGTTTCACTCAAAGAATCACGGTTTTCAATACGTGGGTTTTCTACACCGTGCAGCATCATGTTCATGGAACCAATGCGAAGCATGGTGCTGTCAAAATCATAGCCAAAAAAAGTTTCTTCACTAAAGCGTTTAGCTGCTTCAGGGTTGGCAAAAATTTCAGTAGAGTAATGATCGTTTAGGTATTCACTTGCAGCAACAAGGAAGCCTGCTGTACCACATGCAGGGTCACAAATGGTATCAGTTGGCTTCGGCTGCATCAGCTCTACAATCATTTTGATGATATGGCGAGGTGTACGGAACTGACCATTTTGACCTGCTGAGGCAATCTTACCGAGCATATACTCGTAAATATCACCCTTTGTATCTTTGTCATCCATTGGCACATCAGCAACCAAATCCACCACTTTGGTTAAAAGAGCAGGTGTAGGAATGGTAAAACGAGCATCCTTCATGTGATGGCTATATGTCGTTTCGTCTTCAGCACCCAAATTCTTAATGAACGGAAAGACTTCATTCGCAACGGTGCTATATAGCGTTGCAGCATCGCCCAAAGTGATGAATTTCGACCAACGTAAATGATCTTGCTCAGGTGTGAAAATTGGATGTTCTACAGGCTTCTTTAAACGATTAGCTTTCTTCTCTTTTGTAATCTGAATTTCA
Proteins encoded in this window:
- a CDS encoding restriction endonuclease subunit S — encoded protein: MTIPVKKISTFCKTGSGGTPSRSNNAFFENGTIPWVKSGELKNRYITEVEEYITDLAVEKSSAKLVSKGSLLIAMYGATVGEVSQLTFDATTNQAICNIQPDENVCDVNYLYRFLEASKSYLLSRRVGGGQPNISQGVIKDLDVPLPPLAEQRRIASILDQADELRQKRQQAIEKLDQLLQATFIDMFGDPVSNPKGWDKLTIEKMLNNEKYSLKRGPFGGALKKEIFVESGYLVYEQYHALNNDFSFQRYFIDEDKYKELKAFNVKPKDIIVSCSGVNLGRLAEVPEGSPAGIINQALLKISLNQSIILNDIFIDIFMHPSFKKAFYGDFRGAAIPNFPPMSVFKEFEFIVPPLEIQKKYQSVKSQVKALQKNHQLADEMNLFSSLQNQAFNGTL
- a CDS encoding type I restriction-modification system subunit M — translated: MITGEIKSKIDQIWNAFWSGGISNPLEVMEQMTYLLFIRRLDEIQITKEKKANRLKKPVEHPIFTPEQDHLRWSKFITLGDAATLYSTVANEVFPFIKNLGAEDETTYSHHMKDARFTIPTPALLTKVVDLVADVPMDDKDTKGDIYEYMLGKIASAGQNGQFRTPRHIIKMIVELMQPKPTDTICDPACGTAGFLVAASEYLNDHYSTEIFANPEAAKRFSEETFFGYDFDSTMLRIGSMNMMLHGVENPRIENRDSLSETHSHIESKYSLILANPPFAGSLDNESCAKNIQAVVKTKKTELLFLALFLRLLKTGGRAAVIVPDGVLFGSSTAHKALRQKIVEEQKLEAIISMPSGVFKPYAGVSTAIMIFTKTMSGGTDKVWFYDMQADGYSLDDKRNELDASKHENNNIPDIIARFKNLEGEKDRKTTEQSFMVDKADIAANGYDLSINRYKEVVYEQVEYEAPSKILADLEVLEQDILKGMATLKELLK